The following coding sequences lie in one Lolium perenne isolate Kyuss_39 chromosome 2, Kyuss_2.0, whole genome shotgun sequence genomic window:
- the LOC127321530 gene encoding putative glucose-6-phosphate 1-epimerase yields the protein MAGASSPPPTPKSPKLQPPLLERAKGPSGLDKIVLRDPRGFSAEVRLYGGQVTSWKNDHGDELLFVSSKAIFKSPGAIHGGIPICFPQFGTHGNIEKHGFARNRLWLIDDNPPPLPVNTAIKTFADLILKPSEEDLKIWPHSFEYRLRVALGPKGDLLLTSRIRNTNADGRPFSFTFAYHTYFSVSDISEVRIEGLETLDYFDNLDGKKRFTEQGDAIVFESEVDKIYLDAPPKIAIIDHEKKRTFVLRKDGLPDAVVWNPWDKRSKTIQDFGDEEYKQMLCVEPAAVEKPITLKPGEEWKGRLELSAVPSSYYSGQLDPDKVLHG from the exons ATGGCCGGCGCGTCCTCGCCGCCCCCGACGCCCAAGTCGCCCAAGCTGCAGCCGCCGCTCCTGGAGCGCGCCAAGGGCCCCTCCGGCCTCGACAAGATCGTGCTCCGCGACCCGCGCGGCTTCTCCGCCGAG GTCCGTCTATATGGTGGGCAAGTAACCTCTTGGAAGAATGACCATGGGGATGAGTTGCTTTTTGTAAGCAGCAAG GCCATTTTCAAGTCTCCAGGAGCAATTCATGGTGGCATACCCATTTGCTTTCCTCAA TTTGGTACACATGGGAATATCGAGAAACATGGATTTGCAAGGAACAGGTTATGGTTAATTGATGATAATCCTCCACCTCTCCCAGTAAATACAGCTATTAAAACTTTTGCCGATCTCATTCTAAAGCCTTCTGAAGAAGATCTCAAGATTTGGCCTCACAG CTTTGAATATCGGTTAAGAGTTGCTCTTGGACCTAAAGGAGATTTGCTTCTCACTTCTCGAATAAGAAACACCAACGCTGATGGAAGACCTTTCTCATTTACATTTGCATATCACACATACTTCTCCGTGTCTGACATAAG CGAAGTGCGTATTGAAGGACTGGAGACATTGGACTACTTTGACAACCTTGACGGGAAGAAGCGATTCACAGAGCAGGGAGATGCTATTGTGTTTGAATCAGAG GTTGACAAAATATATCTGGACGCACCACCAAAAATTGCAATTATTGATCATGAGAAGAAAAGAACATTCGTCCTTAGGAAAGATGGGCTTCCAGATGCTG TTGTATGGAATCCATGGGACAAGAGGTCAAAGACCATTCAAGATTTTGGTGATGAAGAATATAAGCAGATGTTGTGTGTGGAGCCTGCAGCTGTTGAGAAACCCATTACTTTGAAGCCTGGTGAAGAGTGGAAAGGGAGGTTGGAGCTCTCAGCTGTTCCTTCCAGTTACTATAGTGGTCAGTTAGATCCGGACAAGGTTCTTCATGGATGA